TTTTGCGAATGCCGTTAGCTAGGTCGAGGCGTGGAAAGATTTTATTGACAGCATCGAATATTTCCTCAGAAATCGTACCATTCTTGTCTAAGCCAGGACCTCGAAAATCTGCGCCAATTCCAAGAGCACAGATCTTGATAACCTGTTCCTTATGCAGCGCGATTGTGGGAGTAGTATGGAGAGCAATAGCATCCCACACAAGTCGAAGTTTATAATCGTCCCAGTGTTCTGCTCTTccatttttttgctcttctttgatCCAAGCACAGGCAGCTTCCGCACCGTCAACTTCGAACCTTTTGTCCTTGGAAATAAGTTCGCCTGTCACGTCCCAGCCAAGATCATGGAGAATAGCGCTCAGAGCATGTACCTCTAGATCAATTTCCGAGACAGCGCCCACCTCCTGAAGCTTCTTGTAAACAACAACGCCAAATATCCATGAACGCATTACATGATTAAACCCCATCTCATTCAGGTGAGCACGAGCATACTTTTGAGCAGCTCGAACCACAGGAGTGTCAACTACGGTGACTCCCGCGATGGTTGTCTCAGGAAAAAGAGTATCCATAGTCGAAAAAATGGTTTAATGGATAAAGAGTAGTAGATAGCTTCGACAGGGGAGTGTCGAATTGAATTGTACTTAAACAAAAGGTCAAGGAATATCTACAGAATATCTACGAGCTTTTATAGCCTGTTAGGCGGCGATTCGAGGTACAGGCCATTGCTTCGTATACTAAGAGGTAACTATTTGACAATTTACAACGTAATATTATCGTATTATTATGACTCAGTGCTCCGATAGaagtagtttattaattcttttagcATACAAATTAAAGTTCCTCCGAAAATCTCGTCgttctattttatttacaaagggaaaaggagcCATATGCTTTCCCCACCTGCACTTGTAGTTGCAAtgactattttatattagcatGGCTTTGGGGAAGTGCATTAGTTGCCTGTTAGGCTTAGTCTCCGCAATAGCTCGGAAAATCATCACGCCTAGCAGCAATTACATTTCTGAATAATTGCCGCTAACTAAGTGCAGCAAAGACAGGGAGGGTTTATCCTGCATTCAAGCAGGGGcatttatactttcttttaaaaaaataagaagaacATAGGCTACCGATACTACAACACCTATCCCTAACCATGAACTACTACTCTGATGCTCTTGCTTTAGCTGAAAAAGGAGGAGATGCTAAGTTAGAATCTCCCAACCATCCATCCTCCCTAGAATTTGAGAAGGAGATGCTATTGGTGAATATCGATCACAACCACTATCCGCGCAGGGGCCACGTACGTGGCGCATTCATCTACTGCGCCGTTTATGGTGGCCTCACACGTTTCatctttgctgctgtttcgTTAGGGAAAGTCCAGTACGCAGACTGGAGAGTAGCGTCACGGGAGGATGTAACCCTGGAACA
The Trichoderma asperellum chromosome 7, complete sequence DNA segment above includes these coding regions:
- a CDS encoding uncharacterized protein (EggNog:ENOG41~TransMembrane:1 (o53-73i)), giving the protein MNYYSDALALAEKGGDAKLESPNHPSSLEFEKEMLLVNIDHNHYPRRGHVRGAFIYCAVYGGLTRFIFAAVSLGKVQYADWRVASREDVTLEQISIIATSQS
- a CDS encoding uncharacterized protein (EggNog:ENOG41), producing MDTLFPETTIAGVTVVDTPVVRAAQKYARAHLNEMGFNHVMRSWIFGVVVYKKLQEVGAVSEIDLEVHALSAILHDLGWDVTGELISKDKRFEVDGAEAACAWIKEEQKNGRAEHWDDYKLRLVWDAIALHTTPTIALHKEQVIKICALGIGADFRGPGLDKNGTISEEIFDAVNKIFPRLDLANGIRKILCSFCQTKPETTYDNFQMEFGRKFLKGYKTEGLLMYDTIRATPE